The genomic stretch GGGTGAGGTAAGGATTTCGCTGAGATTGTTGTCAACTTTTTCTTCCAGCTGTATGCCCATTCTGTTCTGTTTGGCAGAAAGGTGAAAATCCCTTGTCAAGAGCTGCTCGAAAAGTGCTTCATCCATCTCAGCTGCTTCAGCCCCTGGGTATACTTCTAACACCTCATCTTCAAACAGCGCATCATCCATGGCTACTTTGGCATGCGCAGCTGGTCGTTCATTTGTAGCGGCTTGATAGGAGAGCCGCATGCCTTTTTCCAGTTTGTTACTTTTGGTAATTCCCGCATACCAGCTTTTACTGCCCAGGACTTCTTCGGTTTGGAAACCGCCATCGATGCCTAGGTAAATCCTACAGCCTTTTTTTGCTGGAGAGAGTTTGAGAAAGTCGTCTGCTGCGATGTCGATGACGTGGTTGATGGGATAGGTGTGGCCGTTTACCTGAATTTTTATAGGGGCACCGGTGACTATGATGGTTGTGGGATGGAGAAAGCGAAATTCCCCACCGATCATGGTGAGTTCCAAACAAGCATCATTTGGAGCGTTTTTGAGTAAGTGATTGGCCAGTAGGAAGGACTGCTCGTCCATGGCTCCAGCCGCAGGAATTCCCCAATGCGCATATCCAAATCTGCCATGATCTTGAATGGATCCATAAAATCCCGGTTTGATGACTTCCAAAATTCCCTCAGATTTTTTCATGTTGCAGTTGGTAGTTTCCTTCTTTTATTTCCGAAATAATATCTTGATAACTTTCCTCCGTGACTGCCTCAAATTTGATTTTATCACCGGGTTGAGGTTTTAGCGGAGGATCCGATTTGACGTCAAATAATTGAACAGGAGTTCTTCCAATCACATTCCATCCTCCAGGGCTGTTCATGGGGTAAATACCCGTTTGTTTTCCGCCGATAGCCACTGCTCCCTTTTCGATCAATGGATCAGGCTGCTTTTTTCTGGGTACAAAGAGCTGGTTATCCAGACCACCCAGATACATAAACCCAGGCATAAACCCATAAAAATGTAAGAGATAATTAGGTGTTTGATGAAGTGTAATGATCTTGTCGGGAGCCATGCCGGTGTGTTTGGCTACTTTCTCTAGATCTTTTCCTGAGTACCAAACGGGGATCATCCATTTTTTCCTGGTGAAATCTACAGGCGAACCGCCATTTTTTTCAGCAATGTGCTCCAGTTCATTAAGGACATCATTGAGCCGAAAAGGTGATTTAAAGTGAAGACTTAAGCAATGATATCCCATGCTGACTTCCAGCAACTCATCCTGCCAAATCTTCTGGATATGTGTTTTCATGGACATCATTTCCATCAGCGTGGACTCATCGATTGAAGCAGGCCAATACAGTTCCAGTATCATTGGGGAGATATGCTTGTATTTGAATTGATGTGACATGGATTGGTTCGCTTTAATAGTGGTCGGAATAATGTCGTTTTTAATTTTTCAAGGCCTTATGAATGGCCTTGGTCAGCGCTAAAGCTCCGGGATTATCTCCATGGACACATACGGTATCAGCTACGATTTGGAGCGTTTTTCCTGATATGGTCTGCACCTTTCCTGTAACCATTTTTTTTAAGTGCTTGATGGCATCTTCAGGGGCGTGGAGCAGTGCATTGGGTTTGTTTCTGGAAACAAGGCTCAAGTCATCATTATAGTTTCTGTCTGCAAATACTTCATACCAGACTTCCAGTCCATTTTCTTTGGCTACTTTAGCCATGAAAGATCCGTAAGGGGCGTAAACGATGGCTTCAGGATAGTGGGTTTTAATAAGAGCGACGAGTAAACTGGCTGTATCCAAATCCTTAGCGGCCAAGTTATACAGGGCACCATGGGGCTTGATATGGTGCAGTGTGGCGTCAGTTTGAGAAAGGGCCTCTTGAAAATCCCTTAGCTGTGAAAGAATAGTCTCCAGCAATTGTTCGGCTGGAATATCCATGGTTTTTCGTCCAAAATGTTCACGATCTGGAAAGGAGGGATGAGCACCGATTTTTACATGGTGCTTTTGTGCCAATTTGATAGTGTTGGCCATCGTTTTTTGATCTCCGGCATGTCCACCACAGGCGATATTGCAACTGGTAATGTAGGGCATCACATCAGCATCGGATGACATTCCTTCCCCGAGATCGCAATTGATATCTATCGTCATAAGCTCCAGTTTTGTATCACACTTAAAATACTTTTACATCCCAATATCAAGGTGATGGCCCAAATGGCAAAGCCTAAAATATTGGCCAAAAGATTATTTTTGTAGGCGCCCATTATCTTGGGCTTATTGACCATCCATAGAATAAAGGTACTTAAAACAGGTAATAAAATCCCGTTTGCAAGTTGGGCCATTGCAATCAACTCGATTGGTTTGATTCCCAGAGAAGCAAAAATCACACCGAGTAGAAGAATGGCACTGAAGGTCCAGCGCATGGGCTTTGCCGAGAGGTTATTATTCCATCCGAAGCAGCTGCAGATCACAAGCCCACCTGCCAACGGTGCAGTGATGGATGATGTTATACCAGCCGAGAACAGACCAATGCCCAAAAAATATGGGGCAAAGGATCCTAACAGAGGGACAAGGCTTTCACTCAAATCAGTGATGACTTCCACTTGTTTGGCATTTCCCATAGTGCCGGTCACCAAAATGGCCATGGATACCAATCCCCCTAAAATAACAGCGATAAAAATGTCAACTCTTACGTAGCAAAGTGCTATTGGATTTTTCCATTTTCGTGAAACTAATGATGAATGGAGAAAGAGGTTATATGGAACCACTGTTGTTCCGATCAAAGCGACGATGGTGATAATATTATCTCTACGCACACTGGGGACAAAACCCGCCAGTAGTGTAGTTAAATGGGGCTTTCCCGCCACCGCTGTAACCAGAAACACCATACTCATCATCAATACCACCCCAATCATAAACCTCTCGATTTGTCTATAATTTCCGCACATCAAGAGTCCCCAAGCCACCAATCCCGTAAGCATGGGCATTGGCCGAAAATACCCTCCAAAAGTTGAGGTTGCCTTATTGGGTAGAAATACTTCCAAGCCCATCACTGCCCCACTAAGATTCCCTGCTTCATAGGCTGCATTTCCCATCACAATAGCTGTGATGACCAATCCCAAAGCGATTGTTCTAACAGCCTTGGTCGGAATTTCGGCTCTCATGACTTCAGGCAATCCCTTCTGGGTGATCAGACCGATTCTTGCGGCCATTTCTTGCAGGACGATAGTAGCGATCACTGACAATAACAGGGCCCATAACAGCTCATAACCGAAATTTACCCCAGCCATACTACATACCGCTACGGTTCCTGGCCCTATAAAGGCAGCCGCGACCAATGGTCCTGGCCCCAAGTATTTAGTCCAGTTTTTAATCATCCGTCATTTTCACTTACTGGAATTTGCATGATAGCAATCTAATAAAATCTGTGAATTTAAACCTAAAATACTTTTGTTGCGGAGGTTCCGATGCTGTTGTGTGTTATGTTTTGAGACGGAAATTGTCTCAGTATTGTGATGGCGTTTTAGTTTTAATCCCGAGTGTCCGTTAATTTGCATTAAAAAATAGCATGACATGGAATTGATCGTAGTAGGGCTTATTGCAGTGAACGTGTTACTTAGCAGTTGGATATTGGTGAAGCATGGAGGCAATAGGTCGAATAGTAAAGCGATAGATGAGAAATTTGGGGCAATTAAGCAGGATTTAAATGCACAAATGGCAGAAAACCGCAAGGAAATGGCCTTACAAATGAATCAGCAATTTAAGTTGATAATGGACATGGTACGTGAATCCGGAAAGGATCAGAACGAAACACTCAGGGATTTCGGTAAGCTTTTCAGGGAAAATGTCCGTGACTTCAATGAATTGCAACGAGAGAAATTTTCTGATTTAGAGCGGCGCCAAGAGAAGATGTTGATTTCCACCGAAGCCCGCCTTGAAAAAATGCGTGAAACGGTGGATGAAAAACTTCAAAAAACTTTGGAAACACGTCTGGGACAATCCTTTGAAGCAGTCAGTAAACAGCTACAAGCTGTGCAAAAAGGATTGGGCGAAATGCAACACCTGGCCACTGGAGTGGGGGACCTGAAACGTGTACTTACCAATGTGAAAAGCCGCGGGATTTTGGGCGAATATCAGCTTCAGAGCATTTTGGAAAATATCCTTTCTCCCGATCAATACATTGCAAATGCGGTGATGAAAAAGGGAAGTTCCGAGCGGGTGGAGTTTGCCGTCAAGCTGCCTGGCAATAAAGAGGAGCCTGTCTATCTTCCTGTGGATGCTAAGTTTCCGCAAGAAGCATATCACCGACTATTGGAAGCTTATGAGGTGGGGGATAAAAGTGTTATGGAAGCTGCCAAGACAGCGCTTTACAGGGCGGTAAGGAAATCTGCCCAGGATATCAGCCAAAAGTACATCCATCCGCCCTATACCACTGATTTTGCGGTGATGTTTTTGCCTATGGAAAGTCTTTATGCCGAGGTTATTCGTGACGGGGGATTGGCACAGCAGCTCCAACAGGAGTTTAAAGTGGTTGTGGCAGGTCCTACCACCTTTGCAGCGATGCTAAACAGCCTGCAGATGGGCTTCAAAACCCTGGCGATCCAAAAGCGGAGCAGCGAAGTGTGGAAAGTTCTTGGAGCGGTAAAATCAGAGTTTGGCAAGTTCGGTGATTTGATCGAGAAGGCACAGAAAAAGCTCAATGAGGCCAATAATGAACTTGATACATTAGTGGGTACGCGGACCCGTGTGATTCAGAGAAGATTAAGGGATGTGGAAGCATTGCCAGAGGATGAAAAAGATAAGTTCTTGGATAGCTGATCCTGGACCGCTGATGAAATTTTCATATTTCTCCATGCAACTTTGTCGTTTAGCACTCGTTTTTTCTAGTAAAAGGAAGAAACTATGAAATGGAAAATGGTAATGGGTCTGTTGGCAATGGTTTTGGTGACTGCTGCCTGTAATCCAGTAAAAGTTTACTTAGAGAAAGAAGAGGTCAAAGCCGAGCGGAGCTACAGGACCTTCGCCATCATCAACCAGTATCAGGGAAAGGAGGCATGGAACTCGCCGACGTTGGACAAGAATTTAAGGGATGGATTAATCAAAGGAATGCAAGAGCGCGGTTATGAAGAGAATATCCAGCAACCAGACCTTATCCTTAGGTATAATACATTGCTTAGCGAAGGAGAGAAGGAAGTGAGGGACAATGATTATTATGGTATGTCGCCTTATGGTCCGTATGGAATGTACAATCCCTACATGTACCGCTATCCCTACGGGATGCCTTATTGGCCTAGCAGAACAGAAATAGAGAAGTATAATTTGGGGGAAGTGGTGATTGATTTTATAGACCCCAAAGCCGATGAGGTGATATTACGAATCAGTGCAGTAGGTGAAGTTAATAATGTGAAGCAAAAGTATAAGAATATTGACATATCTGTGAGCAAGATTTTGAGTGAATTCTCAAGGAATATATCCTCTTAAAATGCTAGTATTTCCTGAAATATGCTATTAAAGTAGATGGTTGCTGTTTTTTTGCTTATTTTTTCTATCCCAGTATTTTATGTAGGGGTGTTTGGCCTTTAAACAATTCAACATTTCTATATTGTGGGGAATTATCCAACATAGCAAGTTTATTTATGAATTATAACAACAAATCTTTTAAAACTGTAAGTAATAGCGATAATGGCGAAGTTTCAGGAGAAACCATCTTTGATTATAAACAGGAAGGGAATGTGCTATCGGGATATTATTCAGGAGGAGGAGTGACGAAAGGGAATTTGATCGGAACCGTAGATGAAAAAGGTACCATAAAAATGAGGTATTGTCATATCAATACCAAAGGGGAGATCAAGACCGGCAAATGTATATCGAAACCGAGTCAGGCAGCAAATGGAAAAATCAGGCTTCACGAGCTGTGGCAGTGGACTTCTGGTGATTTTTCCAAAGGAGAGTCGATTATTGAGGAGGTTTAGGGAAATACTGCTTGGGATAAAAAAGTTATATCGAAATTTACTATGATATAAGCAAAATAGGGCTACTTTTAGCAGGTACATCCTATGGGATGTGCCAGAAAAATTGATTTACAATTTTGTCATTGAGGTTTAAAACAACTTATCTTTACGCCCATGGCTATGAATATCGTTATTGCGGGGGCTGGTGATATGGGATTTCATCTTGCAGAATCACTCAGCTATGAGAACAAGGACATTACGTTAATTGATACAGACAAGGATATTTTGGAGCATGTGGCTTCCAGATTGGATGTGCTGACTGTGATAGGGGACTCGGCGTCCATCGATGTCCTGAAAAATGCAAACGTGAAGGATGCCAATATGGTCATGGCGGTCACTACCTCTGAGAAAACCAACATCGTGACGGCGATGCTGGCGAAACAGTTAGGTGCCAAGCGGGTGATTGCCCGAGTGAGAAATCACGATTATTTATTGGAAGACAATGTAGCTTACTTTCATAACTTAGGTATCGATGATATCATTTCTCCTACCATGCTTTGTTCTGGCGAGATACACCGTATGGTCAAAAATTCCACTTTTTCGGATATTTTTGAATTTGAAGAGGGTAAAATCAATGTGATGGGAGTGATCTTGGACCAGTACTCTTCATTGGTCAATAAAAGACTTGCGGATACCCGTACCATGTCCATTTTTGAGGATGTTCGGATCATTGCTATAGTGAGAGACCAAATGACCATTATTCCAGGAGGAAATACCATGCTCCGAAATAATGACCATGTTTATTTTGTGTCCAACAAAAAAGCTAGTGAATCCATCGCTCAGCTGACCGCCCAACGTGAAATAGATATTAAGAATGTGATGATCATCGGTGGTGATGATTTGG from Echinicola soli encodes the following:
- a CDS encoding 5-oxoprolinase subunit C family protein encodes the protein MKKSEGILEVIKPGFYGSIQDHGRFGYAHWGIPAAGAMDEQSFLLANHLLKNAPNDACLELTMIGGEFRFLHPTTIIVTGAPIKIQVNGHTYPINHVIDIAADDFLKLSPAKKGCRIYLGIDGGFQTEEVLGSKSWYAGITKSNKLEKGMRLSYQAATNERPAAHAKVAMDDALFEDEVLEVYPGAEAAEMDEALFEQLLTRDFHLSAKQNRMGIQLEEKVDNNLSEILTSPVYPGTVQLTPGGQLMILMRDAQVTGGYPRVLQLSPQAISCLSQKKQGDKVSFKLIDEW
- the pxpB gene encoding 5-oxoprolinase subunit PxpB, whose product is MSHQFKYKHISPMILELYWPASIDESTLMEMMSMKTHIQKIWQDELLEVSMGYHCLSLHFKSPFRLNDVLNELEHIAEKNGGSPVDFTRKKWMIPVWYSGKDLEKVAKHTGMAPDKIITLHQTPNYLLHFYGFMPGFMYLGGLDNQLFVPRKKQPDPLIEKGAVAIGGKQTGIYPMNSPGGWNVIGRTPVQLFDVKSDPPLKPQPGDKIKFEAVTEESYQDIISEIKEGNYQLQHEKI
- the pxpA gene encoding 5-oxoprolinase subunit PxpA — protein: MTIDINCDLGEGMSSDADVMPYITSCNIACGGHAGDQKTMANTIKLAQKHHVKIGAHPSFPDREHFGRKTMDIPAEQLLETILSQLRDFQEALSQTDATLHHIKPHGALYNLAAKDLDTASLLVALIKTHYPEAIVYAPYGSFMAKVAKENGLEVWYEVFADRNYNDDLSLVSRNKPNALLHAPEDAIKHLKKMVTGKVQTISGKTLQIVADTVCVHGDNPGALALTKAIHKALKN
- a CDS encoding Nramp family divalent metal transporter, which translates into the protein MIKNWTKYLGPGPLVAAAFIGPGTVAVCSMAGVNFGYELLWALLLSVIATIVLQEMAARIGLITQKGLPEVMRAEIPTKAVRTIALGLVITAIVMGNAAYEAGNLSGAVMGLEVFLPNKATSTFGGYFRPMPMLTGLVAWGLLMCGNYRQIERFMIGVVLMMSMVFLVTAVAGKPHLTTLLAGFVPSVRRDNIITIVALIGTTVVPYNLFLHSSLVSRKWKNPIALCYVRVDIFIAVILGGLVSMAILVTGTMGNAKQVEVITDLSESLVPLLGSFAPYFLGIGLFSAGITSSITAPLAGGLVICSCFGWNNNLSAKPMRWTFSAILLLGVIFASLGIKPIELIAMAQLANGILLPVLSTFILWMVNKPKIMGAYKNNLLANILGFAIWAITLILGCKSILSVIQNWSL
- a CDS encoding DNA recombination protein RmuC, with the protein product MELIVVGLIAVNVLLSSWILVKHGGNRSNSKAIDEKFGAIKQDLNAQMAENRKEMALQMNQQFKLIMDMVRESGKDQNETLRDFGKLFRENVRDFNELQREKFSDLERRQEKMLISTEARLEKMRETVDEKLQKTLETRLGQSFEAVSKQLQAVQKGLGEMQHLATGVGDLKRVLTNVKSRGILGEYQLQSILENILSPDQYIANAVMKKGSSERVEFAVKLPGNKEEPVYLPVDAKFPQEAYHRLLEAYEVGDKSVMEAAKTALYRAVRKSAQDISQKYIHPPYTTDFAVMFLPMESLYAEVIRDGGLAQQLQQEFKVVVAGPTTFAAMLNSLQMGFKTLAIQKRSSEVWKVLGAVKSEFGKFGDLIEKAQKKLNEANNELDTLVGTRTRVIQRRLRDVEALPEDEKDKFLDS
- a CDS encoding DUF4136 domain-containing protein — encoded protein: MKWKMVMGLLAMVLVTAACNPVKVYLEKEEVKAERSYRTFAIINQYQGKEAWNSPTLDKNLRDGLIKGMQERGYEENIQQPDLILRYNTLLSEGEKEVRDNDYYGMSPYGPYGMYNPYMYRYPYGMPYWPSRTEIEKYNLGEVVIDFIDPKADEVILRISAVGEVNNVKQKYKNIDISVSKILSEFSRNISS
- a CDS encoding n-acetylglutamate synthase, which codes for MNYNNKSFKTVSNSDNGEVSGETIFDYKQEGNVLSGYYSGGGVTKGNLIGTVDEKGTIKMRYCHINTKGEIKTGKCISKPSQAANGKIRLHELWQWTSGDFSKGESIIEEV
- the trkA gene encoding Trk system potassium transporter TrkA, with amino-acid sequence MAMNIVIAGAGDMGFHLAESLSYENKDITLIDTDKDILEHVASRLDVLTVIGDSASIDVLKNANVKDANMVMAVTTSEKTNIVTAMLAKQLGAKRVIARVRNHDYLLEDNVAYFHNLGIDDIISPTMLCSGEIHRMVKNSTFSDIFEFEEGKINVMGVILDQYSSLVNKRLADTRTMSIFEDVRIIAIVRDQMTIIPGGNTMLRNNDHVYFVSNKKASESIAQLTAQREIDIKNVMIIGGDDLAFTSALKLEPEYKVTLIHNNKERCKWLSERLNSTLVINGDYKNIELLIEEGLEEMQAFLALTESSETNIITSLSAKNHGVYKTIAHVDTREYIHISHSIGVDSLINKKLVAANQIARHLRKGKVEAISGIYGVDAEFIQYVISKNNRLTKKQLRDLHFPETAIVAGVIRGEEVFIPDGDFKLQLNDKAIVLALPSAKSSLEKLFN